The following proteins are co-located in the Flavobacterium sp. CECT 9288 genome:
- a CDS encoding outer membrane beta-barrel protein, with protein sequence MNKILFFILMLVTTTASAQYYVSVSGGYSIPSSRMILGTSLNSDQSIATVKKGSYGEGFNSQFRAGYFFSETFGVELGFAYLHGNDQNVDSYRTNVSAANVTSIVERTTGTAHARAYGLNLALIYNFNDNIYGKFGAITKIAGATKAEFVKTTNTAFGPIIATGKIDYSGRLPLGFTASIGYKHKISSNVSLFAELEYLGINLTRDSSEYTKLAVAYPAVPQGSLDGGQPAQTIPAYTWQLGQANHPVFPTPTKDIEYVDSLDPLNKDQSKSLTSVVPYSSFGLNIGVIYSFGK encoded by the coding sequence ATGAACAAAATTTTATTTTTTATTTTAATGTTAGTTACAACGACCGCATCTGCTCAGTATTATGTTTCAGTGTCAGGTGGCTATTCTATACCTAGCTCAAGAATGATACTTGGAACTTCATTGAATAGTGACCAATCTATCGCAACAGTAAAAAAGGGCAGTTACGGCGAAGGATTCAATTCTCAATTTAGAGCTGGATATTTTTTTTCTGAAACTTTTGGAGTAGAGTTAGGATTTGCATACCTGCATGGTAATGACCAAAACGTAGATTCTTACAGAACTAATGTATCTGCCGCTAATGTTACTTCAATTGTGGAGCGAACTACAGGTACTGCGCATGCACGTGCATACGGATTAAACCTTGCCTTAATTTACAACTTTAACGATAATATTTATGGTAAATTTGGGGCGATTACAAAAATTGCGGGAGCAACTAAAGCTGAGTTTGTAAAAACAACCAATACAGCTTTTGGACCAATTATAGCAACAGGAAAAATAGATTATAGCGGAAGACTTCCACTAGGTTTTACAGCTTCTATTGGGTACAAACATAAAATTTCTAGTAATGTAAGCTTATTTGCTGAATTAGAATACTTGGGTATCAATCTAACAAGAGACTCATCAGAATATACTAAATTAGCCGTTGCATATCCAGCAGTTCCACAAGGTTCTTTAGATGGAGGCCAACCAGCTCAAACAATACCAGCCTATACATGGCAATTGGGTCAGGCCAATCATCCTGTATTCCCAACACCTACAAAGGACATTGAATATGTTGATTCTTTAGACCCATTAAATAAAGATCAATCAAAATCATTAACCTCTGTAGTCCCTTATTCTTCTTTTGGACTTAATATTGGTGTTATTTATTCTTTTGGAAAATAA
- the trxA gene encoding thioredoxin, with product MALAITDATFEEVVLKSDKPVMVDFWAAWCGPCRMVGPIIDELSNEYEGKVVVGKVDVDANQEFAAKYGVRNIPTVLVFHNGEVVGKQVGVAPKQTYADSLDALL from the coding sequence ATGGCATTAGCAATAACGGATGCTACTTTTGAAGAAGTAGTTTTGAAATCAGACAAACCGGTAATGGTAGATTTTTGGGCAGCATGGTGTGGACCATGTAGAATGGTAGGTCCAATCATTGATGAATTAAGCAACGAATACGAAGGGAAAGTGGTTGTTGGTAAGGTTGATGTTGATGCAAATCAAGAATTTGCTGCAAAATACGGCGTTAGAAACATCCCAACAGTATTGGTTTTTCATAACGGAGAAGTAGTAGGAAAGCAAGTAGGAGTTGCTCCTAAGCAAACGTATGCAGATAGTCTTGACGCTTTGTTGTAA
- a CDS encoding DUF58 domain-containing protein, producing the protein MKIESQIEKITSFQHLELLANQVVEGFISGMHKSPFHGFSAEFAEHKVYNAGESTKHIDWKLYAKTDRLYTKRYEEETNLRCHIIIDNSSSMHYPQLLANQNFFENKIGFSVLASAVLMNLLKKQRDAVGLSVFSDTYEYYAPEKGSDRHHRMILNALEGLLQKPMVAKSTDTVTYLHQIAEKMHRRSMIILFTDMFQSFDESVDSKKEQALFGALQHLKHNKHKVVLFHVIDGKTELDFEFDNTPRKFVDVETGEEVAVFSDTVQEEYQNQMQLYLKKLSMTCSQNRIKYVPVHVDENFEKIMMTYLAEKQNFG; encoded by the coding sequence ATGAAGATTGAATCGCAAATAGAAAAAATTACTAGTTTCCAGCATCTTGAATTACTGGCTAATCAGGTTGTAGAAGGATTTATTTCAGGAATGCACAAGAGTCCGTTTCATGGCTTCTCGGCAGAGTTTGCTGAGCATAAAGTTTATAATGCTGGAGAGAGCACAAAGCATATTGACTGGAAGTTGTATGCCAAAACCGATAGGTTGTATACCAAACGTTATGAAGAAGAGACTAATTTAAGATGTCATATTATAATTGATAATTCGTCTTCTATGCATTATCCTCAATTGTTAGCGAACCAAAACTTTTTTGAGAACAAGATAGGGTTTTCAGTATTGGCCTCAGCGGTATTGATGAATTTATTAAAGAAACAGAGAGATGCAGTTGGTTTAAGTGTTTTTTCGGATACGTATGAGTACTATGCGCCAGAAAAAGGAAGCGACCGACACCACAGAATGATTTTGAATGCCCTTGAAGGCTTACTCCAAAAGCCTATGGTTGCAAAAAGTACAGATACCGTAACATATTTACATCAAATAGCCGAGAAGATGCATCGTAGGTCTATGATTATCTTGTTTACGGATATGTTTCAGAGTTTTGATGAGTCTGTTGATTCTAAAAAAGAACAAGCCTTATTTGGTGCTCTACAGCACTTAAAGCACAATAAGCACAAAGTAGTCTTGTTTCATGTAATTGATGGCAAAACGGAGCTTGATTTTGAATTTGACAACACACCTAGGAAGTTTGTTGATGTGGAAACAGGAGAAGAAGTTGCTGTTTTCTCAGATACAGTACAAGAAGAATACCAAAATCAGATGCAATTATACTTAAAAAAGCTGTCTATGACTTGCTCACAAAACAGAATTAAGTACGTTCCAGTTCATGTTGATGAAAATTTTGAAAAAATAATGATGACATATTTAGCTGAAAAACAAAACTTTGGGTAA
- a CDS encoding DUF456 domain-containing protein — MDLFLLLLGFCCVIIGIIGSFLPVLPGPTISWLGVALLYFTHAVPMNHWILWSTLLITIVISILDYIIPAKGTKKFGGSSYGVWGTNIGLVIGIFAPIPFGFLIGPFLGALIGELIYDFKDHNRALKAATGSFIGFLASSFMKFVLCMVFLGLYIWIVWQYKAVLF; from the coding sequence ATGGATTTATTTCTTTTACTCCTTGGATTTTGTTGTGTCATTATCGGGATAATAGGGAGTTTTTTACCCGTATTACCAGGCCCTACAATTAGTTGGCTTGGGGTTGCATTACTTTATTTTACACATGCTGTACCCATGAACCACTGGATTCTTTGGAGTACCTTACTCATTACTATTGTAATTTCTATTTTAGATTACATTATTCCTGCCAAAGGAACTAAAAAATTTGGCGGCAGTAGTTACGGTGTTTGGGGTACCAATATTGGACTTGTAATTGGGATATTTGCACCAATCCCTTTTGGATTTCTTATTGGCCCTTTCTTGGGTGCTTTAATAGGTGAACTTATTTATGATTTTAAAGATCATAATAGAGCTCTAAAAGCCGCTACTGGCTCTTTCATTGGCTTCCTGGCCTCTAGCTTCATGAAGTTTGTTCTATGTATGGTTTTTTTAGGACTCTATATTTGGATTGTTTGGCAATACAAAGCAGTTTTGTTTTAA
- a CDS encoding DUF4184 family protein yields MPFTFSHPAILLPFLKNKKLSATALIVGSMSPDFEYFFRMKIQSEISHTFLGIFLIDFPLGFIVMFVFHEIIKRPFIENLPHFLQNRVEELRKFNWLFYFKSNFFVVLISFFLGAVTHIVWDSMTHWDGFIVQQFYFFNLKFFSIPFYKIAQHSSSVIGLLWILFYIYKLPEKYENGKIVNFNYWYLSIFFTVVFITLRFYFGTQLNQIGNVIVTIISSIILAITLTGLIFRNKKII; encoded by the coding sequence ATGCCATTTACATTTTCTCACCCAGCCATACTTTTGCCTTTTTTAAAAAATAAAAAACTATCAGCTACCGCTTTGATAGTTGGCTCTATGTCTCCTGATTTTGAATATTTTTTCAGAATGAAAATACAAAGCGAAATTAGTCATACTTTTTTAGGAATTTTTCTAATTGATTTTCCTCTTGGGTTTATAGTTATGTTTGTTTTTCATGAAATTATAAAACGTCCTTTCATTGAAAATTTGCCTCATTTTCTTCAAAATAGGGTAGAGGAATTAAGAAAATTCAATTGGTTGTTTTATTTCAAAAGTAATTTTTTTGTAGTTTTGATATCCTTTTTTTTAGGAGCGGTTACTCATATAGTATGGGATTCAATGACGCATTGGGATGGTTTTATAGTACAACAATTTTATTTTTTTAATCTAAAGTTTTTTTCAATTCCGTTTTATAAAATAGCTCAGCATTCAAGTTCCGTTATTGGTTTGTTGTGGATCTTGTTTTATATTTATAAACTTCCAGAAAAATATGAAAACGGTAAAATAGTTAATTTTAATTATTGGTATTTGTCTATTTTTTTTACTGTAGTTTTTATTACTCTTAGATTTTATTTTGGAACACAATTGAATCAAATAGGTAATGTTATTGTGACTATTATTTCTTCAATAATACTGGCTATTACTTTAACAGGTTTGATTTTTAGAAATAAAAAAATTATTTAG
- a CDS encoding glycosyltransferase, with product MLFSIIVSLIILLYCLAILALIYGFKKVNTINYLGLKPKTKFSIIVPFRNEAENLPILLESLSKLNYPMELFEVILVDDESEEVFSPQYSVLKVRIIKNIRVSNSPKKDAIVTAMQIVNSNWVITTDADCIVPENWLLTLDNYIQLHDVAMIAGAVTYACTNSFLHQFQQLDLASLQGATIGSFGINKGFMCNGANFAYTKSFFQDLNGFEGNDKIASGDDVFLLQKAIAKSPEKVHYLKSKNNIIITKPMNDWKSLFYQRVRWASKTGSYQSSFGKGLGLIVFAGNLSWVLILGSWFLVLTTFQDVILASTFKFTVDTVLIYKTNHFLSKRKMHHLILSSLFYPFFSTTVALYSLFGNYEWKGRKFTK from the coding sequence ATGCTGTTTTCAATTATAGTTTCCCTCATCATACTTTTGTACTGCTTAGCAATACTGGCGTTAATTTATGGTTTTAAAAAGGTAAATACAATAAATTACTTGGGCTTAAAGCCAAAAACAAAATTCTCAATTATTGTTCCTTTCCGGAATGAAGCCGAAAATTTACCCATTTTATTAGAAAGTTTGTCGAAGTTGAATTATCCAATGGAATTGTTTGAGGTGATTTTAGTAGACGATGAATCGGAAGAGGTGTTCAGTCCCCAGTATTCAGTTCTCAAAGTTCGAATAATAAAGAATATTAGGGTTTCTAATTCTCCTAAAAAAGATGCTATAGTAACTGCAATGCAAATTGTGAACTCCAATTGGGTTATTACCACCGATGCCGATTGTATAGTCCCAGAAAACTGGTTATTAACTTTAGACAATTACATTCAGCTTCATGATGTAGCTATGATTGCAGGAGCGGTCACGTATGCGTGTACTAATTCATTTCTACATCAATTTCAGCAATTGGATTTGGCAAGTTTACAAGGCGCAACCATTGGAAGTTTTGGCATTAACAAAGGATTTATGTGTAATGGCGCCAACTTTGCCTATACCAAATCCTTTTTCCAAGACCTCAATGGTTTTGAAGGAAATGACAAAATTGCTAGTGGTGACGATGTCTTTTTACTCCAAAAAGCAATTGCAAAATCACCCGAAAAAGTGCATTATCTAAAGTCTAAAAACAATATTATCATTACAAAACCAATGAACGATTGGAAATCTTTGTTCTACCAACGCGTTCGTTGGGCTTCTAAAACGGGTTCTTATCAAAGTAGTTTCGGAAAAGGATTGGGATTGATCGTTTTTGCTGGGAATTTGAGTTGGGTGTTGATTCTTGGATCTTGGTTCTTAGTTTTAACTACTTTTCAAGATGTCATTTTAGCATCTACTTTCAAGTTCACTGTTGATACCGTTTTGATCTACAAAACCAATCATTTTTTATCTAAAAGGAAAATGCATCATTTGATTTTAAGCAGTTTATTTTATCCTTTTTTTAGCACAACCGTGGCTTTATATTCCCTATTTGGAAACTACGAATGGAAAGGCAGAAAATTTACTAAATAA
- the ruvC gene encoding crossover junction endodeoxyribonuclease RuvC: MANERIILGIDPGTMIMGFGLIKIVNKKMHFLQLNELQLSKYDNHYQKLKIIFERTIELIDTHHPDEIAIEAPFFGKNVQSMLKLGRAQGVAMAAGLSRDIPITEYEPKKIKMAITGNGNATKEQVAKMLQQLLGLKELPKNLDSTDGLAAAVCHFFNSGKVVGAKSYTGWDAFVKQNEERVKK; the protein is encoded by the coding sequence TTGGCAAACGAACGCATCATATTAGGAATTGACCCTGGAACCATGATCATGGGTTTTGGATTGATCAAAATTGTCAATAAAAAAATGCATTTTTTGCAGTTGAACGAATTGCAATTGTCTAAATACGACAATCATTATCAAAAACTTAAAATCATTTTTGAACGAACGATTGAGTTAATCGATACTCACCATCCAGATGAAATTGCAATTGAAGCCCCTTTTTTTGGTAAAAACGTACAGTCGATGCTCAAGTTGGGTCGAGCCCAAGGTGTGGCCATGGCGGCGGGACTTTCTAGAGATATCCCTATTACGGAATACGAACCAAAGAAAATTAAAATGGCTATCACCGGAAACGGAAATGCCACAAAAGAGCAAGTAGCCAAAATGCTGCAACAACTTTTAGGACTGAAGGAATTGCCTAAAAATCTCGATAGTACGGATGGATTGGCAGCAGCAGTTTGTCATTTTTTCAATTCAGGAAAAGTGGTTGGTGCTAAAAGTTATACCGGTTGGGATGCTTTTGTGAAACAAAATGAGGAACGAGTGAAGAAATAG
- the hemW gene encoding radical SAM family heme chaperone HemW yields the protein MSGIYIHIPFCKQACHYCDFHFSTSMKKKEEMVLAIAKELQMRKSEFEKEQVETIYFGGGTPSVLTSEEINFLIETVYSHYVVIENPEITLEANPDDLSEERIIELSKSKINRLSIGIQSFFEEDLLLMNRAHNSAEAKKCLQVATQYFDNISLDLIYGIPAMSNEKWEQNIDTALSFGIPHISSYALTVEPKTALKKLIQTGAVAAPKDEVAEAHFMILVTKLEANNFVHYELSNFGKVNYFSKNNSAYWLGKKYIGIGPSAHSYDGVTRSWNIANNALYLKGIQQDKLPNEIEILSVSDRYNEYVMTGLRTIWGVSLTRIQTEFGSEYLEYMNKQSKKFLDDDLVFIENNILKPTPKGKFLTDGIASDLFYLNLE from the coding sequence ATGAGCGGAATCTACATACACATACCCTTTTGCAAGCAGGCTTGTCATTACTGTGATTTTCATTTTTCGACTTCTATGAAGAAGAAAGAGGAGATGGTTTTGGCTATTGCCAAAGAATTGCAAATGCGTAAAAGCGAGTTTGAAAAGGAACAAGTTGAGACTATTTATTTTGGCGGAGGAACGCCAAGTGTCTTAACTTCAGAAGAAATTAATTTTTTGATTGAGACGGTTTATAGTCATTATGTAGTAATTGAAAATCCCGAAATTACGCTCGAAGCCAATCCAGACGACTTGTCAGAGGAACGCATTATCGAATTATCAAAAAGTAAAATCAACCGTTTGAGTATCGGGATTCAGTCTTTTTTTGAGGAAGATTTGCTTCTGATGAATCGAGCTCATAATTCTGCTGAAGCCAAAAAATGTTTGCAAGTAGCTACTCAATATTTTGATAACATCTCTCTTGATTTAATATACGGAATTCCTGCCATGAGCAATGAGAAATGGGAGCAAAATATCGACACAGCCTTGAGTTTTGGAATCCCGCATATTTCCAGTTATGCCTTAACGGTAGAGCCAAAAACAGCTTTGAAAAAACTAATTCAAACCGGCGCTGTTGCTGCTCCAAAAGATGAAGTTGCCGAGGCGCATTTTATGATTTTGGTTACCAAGCTCGAGGCTAATAATTTTGTACATTATGAATTGTCAAATTTTGGCAAAGTCAATTATTTTTCTAAAAATAATTCGGCTTATTGGTTGGGTAAAAAATACATCGGAATTGGTCCTTCGGCACATAGTTATGATGGTGTTACTCGTAGTTGGAACATAGCAAATAATGCCTTGTATTTAAAAGGTATTCAGCAGGATAAATTACCTAATGAAATAGAAATTCTTTCGGTGTCAGATCGTTACAACGAATATGTTATGACGGGTTTGCGTACTATTTGGGGCGTTTCATTAACTAGAATTCAAACTGAATTTGGAAGCGAATATCTAGAATATATGAATAAACAATCTAAGAAATTCCTTGATGATGATTTGGTTTTTATTGAAAACAACATCTTGAAGCCAACACCCAAAGGAAAGTTTTTGACAGATGGAATTGCATCAGACTTATT